From the Nostoc sp. PCC 7107 genome, the window TAGCAGCCGGAATTGCCCATGAGGTGAATAATCCTATCAATTTTATCGCTGGCAACTTAAATTTTTTAGAACAGTACGTTCAGGAAATAATAGATTTATTAGAACTCTATCAAAAGCATCTAACTGAGCCACCTAATGAAATTAAAACAGCAATTGAAAAAAGTAATTTAAGTTTTTTGTTAAATGATATATCTAAAATTATTCAATCTATGCAACTGGGGACTAATCGCGTTACAGAAATTGTCTCATCGTTAAATAAGTTTTCTCGACATAGTGAGGCAGGAAAAAAACTAGCTAACCTACATGAAGGTATAGAAAATACTCTACTAATTCTCGGTCATCGACTCAAAGCAAATGCTCATCGGGATACTATTTTAATAATTAAAGAATATGGAAATTTACCACTGGTTGATTGCTATCCAGGTGAAATAAATCAAGTTTTTATGAATTTGATTTGTAATGCTATAGATGCTATTGAAGAATCACAAAAAAATCAAAAATTCCCAGAGACAAGTAATAACCCAGGTGTGATTCGCATTACCACCGAGCTTAAAGGAGAGAAAGTGATTCTCAAAATTGCTGATAATGGCTTAGGAATTAGTGAAGCAGAGAAAACCAAAATTTTCGATGCTTTTTATACAACTAAACCTGTCGGTAAAGGAACTGGGTTAGGTTTATCAATTGCTTATCAAATTGTGGTTAACAATCATCATGGCAAACTATATTACCAATCAAAGCTAGGTGAAGGTCTAGAGTTTATTATTGAATTACCTATCTGATATCTTGTTTGGTGAAAAACTGATTATGAGAGGATGTCTGAAAAGCGTTATAGCATCTACTAATCTGCTGAAGTAAAATAC encodes:
- a CDS encoding response regulator → MTAIISEQTYICDRHPRGIVLVVDDNPANLQVLSSFLDESNFEVWAVRSGEKALQKLNSDNLPDLILLDVMMPGMDGFETCQHLKNDPRSEDIPIIFMTALSETDDKVKGLRLGAVDYITKPFQHEEVLVRIEHHLQLRNLTKTLIAQNTELQKTQTQLIQAEKVATLGQLAAGIAHEVNNPINFIAGNLNFLEQYVQEIIDLLELYQKHLTEPPNEIKTAIEKSNLSFLLNDISKIIQSMQLGTNRVTEIVSSLNKFSRHSEAGKKLANLHEGIENTLLILGHRLKANAHRDTILIIKEYGNLPLVDCYPGEINQVFMNLICNAIDAIEESQKNQKFPETSNNPGVIRITTELKGEKVILKIADNGLGISEAEKTKIFDAFYTTKPVGKGTGLGLSIAYQIVVNNHHGKLYYQSKLGEGLEFIIELPI